A section of the Brevundimonas sp. AJA228-03 genome encodes:
- the secB gene encoding protein-export chaperone SecB: MTDVAPTEPNGSAPTGQPPAPGFRILAQYVRDLSFENPKAPDSLRIEGRPSIDMGVELNAQGRPDGLFEVDIKLSIKASTEAMAVFQVELLYGGLFQLSGVAEHDIEPLLLIECPRYLFPYAREIIARATADGGFYPPFMLDPIDFAGIYAARMQQQNGQPSGVA, translated from the coding sequence ATGACCGATGTCGCCCCGACCGAGCCGAACGGCTCCGCCCCCACCGGCCAGCCGCCCGCTCCGGGCTTCCGCATCCTGGCGCAATATGTCCGCGACCTGTCGTTCGAGAACCCCAAGGCCCCGGATTCGCTGCGTATCGAGGGGCGACCCTCGATCGATATGGGTGTGGAGCTGAATGCCCAGGGCCGCCCCGACGGCCTGTTCGAGGTCGACATCAAGCTGTCGATCAAGGCCTCGACCGAGGCGATGGCGGTGTTCCAAGTGGAGCTGCTTTATGGCGGTCTCTTCCAGCTGTCGGGCGTGGCCGAGCACGACATAGAGCCGTTGCTGCTGATCGAATGCCCGCGCTACCTGTTCCCCTATGCGCGCGAGATCATCGCCCGCGCCACGGCGGACGGTGGCTTCTATCCGCCCTTCATGCTGGATCCGATCGATTTCGCCGGCATCTATGCCGCGCGGATGCAGCAACAGAATGGTCAGCCGTCGGGCGTGGCGTAG
- the timA gene encoding TIM44-related membrane protein TimA encodes MPSQFLIVIFAVIAAIVLFQLYNVLGKKVGRQPQEDAKTLTALPATTGPDAPGRTPGVDATLLAAAASLRARDPAFDPARFIDGARQAYETIVRGYAAGDRAALKPLLTPAVLESFETGIAARETRGETEQVEFLHPPRADLELASAEGDRAVAKVRFLAELRSRIMPRADEATPGAPAEERVEERRTAEHWTFERSLGASDPNWVLARVEPANA; translated from the coding sequence GTGCCCTCACAGTTTCTGATCGTCATCTTCGCCGTAATCGCGGCCATCGTCCTGTTCCAGCTCTACAATGTGCTGGGCAAGAAGGTCGGCCGCCAGCCGCAGGAAGATGCGAAGACCCTGACGGCCCTTCCGGCGACCACCGGTCCGGACGCCCCCGGTCGGACGCCCGGCGTAGACGCCACCCTGCTGGCGGCTGCCGCCTCGCTCCGTGCCCGCGACCCCGCCTTCGATCCCGCCCGGTTCATCGACGGGGCGCGTCAGGCCTATGAGACGATCGTTCGGGGCTATGCCGCCGGAGACCGCGCGGCGCTGAAGCCCCTCTTGACCCCGGCCGTGCTGGAATCGTTCGAGACCGGCATCGCGGCGCGCGAGACCCGCGGCGAAACCGAACAGGTCGAGTTCCTGCATCCGCCCCGCGCCGATCTCGAACTGGCCTCGGCCGAAGGCGACCGGGCCGTGGCCAAGGTGCGGTTCCTGGCCGAGCTGCGGTCACGGATCATGCCGCGTGCCGACGAGGCCACGCCGGGAGCCCCCGCCGAGGAACGCGTCGAGGAGCGCCGGACCGCTGAGCACTGGACCTTTGAACGCTCGCTGGGCGCGTCCGACCCGAACTGGGTCCTGGCCCGGGTCGAGCCCGCCAACGCCTAG